A stretch of DNA from Triticum dicoccoides isolate Atlit2015 ecotype Zavitan chromosome 2A, WEW_v2.0, whole genome shotgun sequence:
CCGCTTTATTCTGCTGCTATTTCCCTCTTTGGTGGTTCTCTTGTCCCGTATTATTTGGAAGAAGAGGCTAACTGGGGACTTGATCTTGTCAGTACCCGGCAATCAGTTGCAGAAGCACGGTCAAAGGGAATCACTGTAAGTGTTTACCGATAATTTAGGACTTAGCATGTAGTATATTTCATCCTGTCTTACATACTCATCAGAAATACCAGATGTAACCAGACATATTATTTTTATCCAACTAGAATGCTATGCTTGTCGTCTCTGCAATCAGACCCTTGCCTATCTTCATTCTCTACACTAAAACCTCTACTAACTCTTGGGAAGAAAGATCAGTAGTCTAATAGTTAGCTTGAAGAAAGAAACACTTGTAAAATTGTTTGTTGGATGTTTTGTGTTGACAGTGTAATTTGTTTCACCTTCTCATAGTTCatgattttcttcttctttctatATCGTTGTAGGCATGCTGCTTATATAAAATTGTTATCCTTAATGTATACTAGTTGTATTTGGCTCTGATGATATTTTTTTCCCTCCAATCTAGGTTCGAGCAATGGTGATAATAAACCCAGGAAACCCTACTGGTCAATGCCTAAGTGAAGCAAATATTAGGGAACTTTTGAACTTCTGCTATCAGGAAAACTTGGTTCTGCTTGCAGATGAAGTTTATCAACAGAATGTTTATCAAGATGAGCGTCCGTTTATAAGTGCAAGAAAGGTACCGATGGTTACAGCTTCACTCAAGCTTATAATTTTCATGTGACAAGTCTATAATCTAGTGAGCACTCTAAGTTGCCCTTAAGTAACACATATTGACAAGTACTTGCTTCCGCACGCCGAGAAACTACTACAAGAGATTAAGCTCATGCTGTGTTACACTGAAAGATAATCGGAtattttttctcaaatatcaaTTGCGCTGACCACAATGGCCTTTCTCAACATGTTCTAGGTTATGTTTGACATGGGTCCTCCAGTAAGCAGGGAAGTTCAGCTGATTTCTTTCCATACTGTGTCCAAAGGATATTGGGGAGAGTGTGGACAACGTGGTGGGTACTTTGAAATGACAAATATTCCTCCCAAGGTAACATTCTACTACAGAATTTATGATTTATCTTAAAGATTATGAACAAGTTACTTACTACTATGTATGAAGAATGCAGCTATAAAAAAACGAAATACATATATAAATAAGATTTTACATAATTCATGTAttattgcaaaaaaaaaaactgcaTCAGAATTTCCTGGACTTGCTATTGTTCTTTCTTAGCAGTACAGTTGTGTATATACTACAATGTGCAATATGATCCACTAAACCCATCCTGTACTAGCTAGGTTGTTGCAATTACATTTGTTGCACCAACATATTCCTTTTATTAATGGAGTGCACTTTGTGGATACCCCCAAAACTGTTGGGTAATGAACAATGCATGTTGGAGTTATATGTATGTCACCAGTCCCTCGATGTTCATTTACAGCTGCTAGCTGTGTCCAACCTCAAAGCTTTGAAAGTTGAGATTGAACGTGTAAATAAGACAAGTCACATAAATAAGGATGGCACTTTATTCCATTGTACAAACGTTTACACTCAAGTTTGGATGGTAACACATACTTTCTTAAATACCCATAATCAAATTGCTCTTCTGTTTGTTCTGACAGACTGTCGACGAGATTTACAAGGTTGCATCAATCGCGCTGAGTCCAAATGTTCCTGGGCAGATCTTTGTAAGTGAAACAAAGTTTAATGATTCTGTTGTTGTTTTTGGTTGGGAGGGGTGGGGGTAGTAGGAGGCAATCCATGAACtactattggaattcttgaaaatcAGAACCTCGTTTTCACTGTTGTATTCTGTGTTGTGATCAGCATACTATTTTTTTTTGCAGTTATCTTGCTTTATTTTAAGAAGTTAtacaatggttctgattctttaatTCGCAGATGGGGCTTATGGTGAACCCTCCTAAACCTGGAGACATCTCGTACCTGAAGTACTCTGCTGAAAGGTTAAAAACACCGCCCTTCGTATTTCTTACTATATGCCTCACTTCCCATATGAAAGAACATTAGCGTGTTAGCTGGTACTAACATGCTTCAAACTGACGTTGCAGTAAGTCTATCCTTGAATCTTTAAGGAGGAGGGCACAAATAATGACAGACGGTTTCAATAGTTGCCGAAATGTTGTCTGCAATTTCACAGAAGGTAACATAAAAGCTCTAAACTGCATATTTTTATCTGGCTATTATCTGTAGCAGGAGCTATGTATTCTTGCCCGTAAATACGCTGCAATGCATATTTTTCAATGGCAAAGAAGCTTGTCTCTGATGTTCTATGCTATTATGCTTTTGCAGGAGCTATGTATTCTTTCCCGCAAATACGGCTGCCGCAAAGAGCTATGGATGTAGCAAAAAGCGCTGGCAAAGCGCCCGATGTTTACTACTGCCTCAAGCTTCTGGAAGCCACTGGAATTTCCACTGTTCCAGGCTCAGGTTTTGGTCAGAAAGAAGGGTAAGTGCTTTTCTGATATCATCAGTTATTGTTTTAATAATTTTTTTTAGTTACAAGGTGTAAGAGAtcctagctactccctccgtttctaaatataagaccttttagagatttcaatatggagttatggaccacatacggatgtatatagatgcattttagagtgtagattcactcattttgctccttatgtagtctgtattggaatctctaaaaaggcttatatgtaggaacggagggagtagaagtgaAGCATGATAAACTGGGCATATGAGAACAGTGGCCCATCATCAGTGTTGTGATACACATGGAAATTGTCACTGCACTTTGGGCTTATGCTAATCATGAACCTGATAAGAATGGGAATGGGCTGGCCTGCTCCGGCCTGGACCTGGTTTCTATTACTACCATGAAGATGTTAGCACCACAAGTCCACAACTTAGCATATTTGCATTTCTGGAACAAAAGCaatcttgggtcaatagtttgaAACTTTCCTGTAAGCACAAGCCTAACAACCCTTGCAAAGGTATATACTATCATAACGGCATACTACAGCCCCGGGCAACCAAATTTGGGTCGACCCACTCATCCTGATGGGCTGATGAGGATCGACTCCGCTGGCCCTGTCTCCACACGAATCCGACCCAAAAAACCCATTGGACTGGAAATTTTGGGCGGGGCCAGTGTCAAAATGGGTGACGTCAGCCCATTCCCATCTTGGTTGAACCATTGTAGGAAACCAGTCCTCCTGTTCATCACCATTATCATCATATTTTTTTACTGCAGAACCGATCACCGTTTGTCCTTGCTCAGTAATAAGATTGCACTTTGTGATATGGAACAATTTGCAGGGTGTTCCATCTGAGGACGACGATCCTGCCCGCGGAGGAGGACATGCCGGCGATCATGTCGAGCTTCAAGAAGTTCAACGACTCGTTCATGGAGCAATACCAGGACCACTCGAGGCTGTGAAGAGAGAAGAAGACAACCGCATCTACATATAATACAATGCTGCTCTTTTCTACCAGCAATTAAAGTTGATTAATTAGCTGTAAGCTGTAACTATGGTGAAGAAAACTGGTTGCTATGCTTGATATGTATAGGGGGGAAGATATATGCGGAAATATTCGGTCCATTTACTACATAATATGATGATACTGTAATTGTTGGCTCCAATAATTGATCCATAATAAATAATTAAACAACCTTTGAGCTTGATCGCCCTTGTAGTTTGAGCTTAGCTTAGGCggtatgcatgcatggatgcatgctGACACACAGCACCTACTGCTACCTCCGATCCACAATATAGTGCTTACAGATTTTTTTGGAAAGTCAAACTTTTGCAGAGAAAAAACATATACATCTGGAATATAAATTACATATCATTAGATACATCACAAGACGTATTTTCATATTGTACATATTTGGCATTGTAGATATAATCAGTTTTCTTTATAAACATGATCAAAGTTTGCAAGGCTTGTCTTTCTAGAAAatatatatgcactacattatgaaacgaAGGAAGCATATACTAGTATATACTGCCGTACTTATCAATCAGTTTGTTTTCTGATACAAAACAGCAATACCTACTCCCTGCTTCTGACTTTGCTACAAAAATATGCACCCCCTGAATTGAATGGCATATGCCTGGCTGCTAACGCTCGTCCTTTTAACTTAGTTTGTTATAAGGGCAGTCCTGAAGAAGACTGGCAAGTGACGACTCCAAAGGCAATTAATTAACACAAGTCTTGTGAAGAATTTCAGATAGTTGAAGATAACATGGGCGAAAATAATAGCCATACGCGTTCCCGTCATCGTATCGTAGCGTGGGAAGGAAAACCAAGGCAGTTGCTGTGGTGGCAAATTAAACTAAAATTGTAGGAGAGGACTGAGTGCCAATTGCATACCGACGAGAAATCGTGCCGACTTTGTAGTACCGTGCCCAGTGTAAGTCAAAGAATAATACAGTACTGTATTTATGCTTCTAGATGTTCACAAGTCCCAGTCCCCATTTTCACAAGAACCAATCACATATAGCTATTGAGTTTCCGCAACAACAAAAAAACATATAGCTATTGAGCACACTATCAGGGGAAATATATTATATATATACCCCTACTTGTGGCCAGACTATGTTATCCTACCCTCTGCCAATTACGGCCGAGTACAAGGCGTCCGACATGATCTCAAGACTCTTCCCCCTCTTGTACCGAGTCACACATCTCAAGATTTAAACTTTGACTAACAGTTAATGCCATCATATGTAAATGATGTACTCAAAACCCTGATTACCAATGAATAAGTGAAGGTTTTGATGTAAAAAAATGCAATAATATGTGGCCAGGTATTTGGACTTTTATCATTTTTAGTGCATCTGCAACCATGATTCAATATAACTCGCACAAGAAACCTCATCTAGCTAGTACGCCCTCCATTCCGTAATATAAGAGCGGTTTTCACACTACATTAGTGTCAAAAAatattcttatattatgagacagagaAAGTAATATTTTATATTTGGATACAACACGGGGTGAGAAAAGAAGTGAAACCAACTTCTTAGAAAAAAATCAACATAAAACCTTAGGTCCATGCAAATTCACTGCAATATAAATGTATAGTATTCCttccataaactaatataagagcgtttagatcactaaagtaatgatctaaacgctcttatgttAGTTTACAGAGGGACTACATGGTTGTAAGGAAATTGCTTTTGGACCCTGAGCTCCATGAAGCTCAGATTTTTGAAAAATACAAAACCATTTTTTtaagtttcaaaaaaaatatttaaGAAAATTACACGTGAACCCAGGGGCGTATACTACATCCCTAAAATTTTCATGAGGAAATATGTGGTTCAAgctacacacacaaaaaaaaaaagCAAAACCATGTCTTCTAACCCTACACTATCCAATATACTTCCTCCATTCCCTTATATAAGGCCACAAACTGAGATTACAACTATCAAGGTAAAATTTAATGACTACTCcccccgttccaaaatagatgacccaactttaatacaaagttagtacaaagttgagtcatctattttgggacgaagggagtactttgCAAGCCAACTTTTCTTATTGTTACTAGGATCATTAATACGCTCGCGTGCATGCAAAAAAGGAATGAGAAAAATAGCGcagtgtcattatgactacatgcatacaagtattaaacaagttgctagtaaatatcattaatttttgcctcgattactgttagtgaccttgtatagatgcaaaatgtatgtttTATAATGGTCTTATACTACTAATATAAAGAAATGAAGGAAGTACTTTAATAAATATGGTTGTGTACATCACAATGATGACGAGGGGTTTTCAAccaacttttcaaaaaaaaaagtgcaAAACCAATCACAGAGCACATGTTTGCACGTTTGGTGATATCCTAACTCATTGGAATTGCATTTCAAATTGACAATTCTAATTTTGCGGCAGTCATGTATCTTGAATCGAATTCCTGTTTTTGAATAATAGAGCCAATTTTGGGGAGCCAAAACAAGGTGCAAGTTCTGAAAATTAGGTTCACATCACCTGAAAAAAAAAAGTTCACATGGACACGGGCCGCTTGAGCATTTTCCTCATAAATAAAATCAATGGCCATGTTACAAGTCTCGAAAGAGAAAGGCAGCCAACGTGGGTCTTCTTTTCTCGAGGCAAACAGGACCACTCACCCAGTAGGCTAGTGTTATAGTACTGCTAGTTCTACTAAAGTAGTTGCGCTTTtgttagagcatcttcagccgtttgGCCCTTCAGGGGTTTGAAATAGCGCCATTTAAGGGCGTGTTGGCGGAAAAATCGATATGAGGGGGCTTGGGTTCTCAGCCGCCCCCCAAGGTCGCCCCATAGGCGTCGATTTCGGCCCACTTTCAGCCAACTTTCAGCGTAAATTGGACCGATTTCAACCCATATTCGGCGTGCTTCGGCACAAATTCGACAGAAGctattttttatcacatagttcatcatagaaaatcaatatcaatcaaatagttcaacaaacaaatcaaatagttcaacaaataaaaactcatatttcatcacacgtcaagCTAGGCATTGCCCTTGAGCCTTCATAGGtgctctaccagatcctgctgcagttgttgatgcatctatgggtctcggatctcctgacgaatATTGAGGAAGGcaatccaggttgccggtagctggtgatcaacttgggcaagaggaccctgcctgtaatatggttcagtgtcaaaagcTGGCTATTCCTGCTCACTCTCAAAGGTCATGTTGTGCAAGACGACACAACAAGTTAAgacctcccacatttgatctttcgaccaggtctgagcggggtaccggacaacagcaaattgagattggagcacaccaaatgcccgctcgacatccttcctgcaagcctcctgacatttggcaaagtaggagttcttgcctcctgacacggggttgaaggaaatatgccctagaggcaataataaagttattatttatttccttatatcatgataaatgtttattattcatgctagaattgtattaacaggaaacatgatatatgtgtgaatacatagacaaacagagtatcactagtatgcctctacttgactagctcgttgatcaaagatggttatgtttcctagccatagacaaagagttgtcatttgattaacgggatcacatcagtaggagaatgatgtgattgacttgacccattccgttagcttagcacttgatcgtttagtttgttgctattgctttcttcatgacttatacatgttcctatgactatgagattatgcaactcccgtttaccggaggaacactttgtgtgctaccaaacgtcacaacaactaggtgattataaaggtgctctacaggtgtctccgaaggtacttgttgggttggcgtatttcgagattaggatttgtcactccgattgtcggagaggtatctctgggcccactcggtaatacacatcacttaagccttgcaagcattgcaactaatgagttagttgcgagatgatgtattacggaacgagtaaagagacttgtcggtaacgagattgaactaggtattgagatgttgacgatcgaatctcgggcaagtaacataccgatgacaaagggaacaacgtatgttgttatgcggtttgaccgataaagatcttcgtagaatatgtgggagccaatatgagcatccagattccgctattcgttattgaccagagacatgtctcggtcatgtctacatagttctcgaacccgtagggtccgcacgcttaaagtttcgaagacatttatattatgagtttatgagttttgatgtaccaaaggttgttcggagtcccggatgtgatcacagacatgacgaggagtctcgaaatggtcgagacttaaagatcgatatattggacgactatattcggacatcgaaaaggttccgaatgattcgggtatttttcggagtaccagggagttatgGGAATATGGGGAagtagtattgggccttaatgggccttagtgggaaggagaggcagcaaccaggaggtggcgcgcgcccctccc
This window harbors:
- the LOC119354714 gene encoding glutamate--glyoxylate aminotransferase 1 isoform X2 produces the protein MMGRKALDYEELNENVKKVQYAVRGELYLRASELQKEGKRIIFTNVGNPHALGQKPLTFPRQVVALCQAPFLLDDPNVGLIFPADAIARAKHYLSLAPGGLGAYSDSRGIPGVRQEVAEFIQRRDGYPSDPELIYLTDGASKGVMQMLNAIIRNERDGILVPVPQYPLYSAAISLFGGSLVPYYLEEEANWGLDLVSTRQSVAEARSKGITVRAMVIINPGNPTGQCLSEANIRELLNFCYQENLVLLADEVYQQNVYQDERPFISARKVMFDMGPPVSREVQLISFHTVSKGYWGECGQRGGYFEMTNIPPKTVDEIYKVASIALSPNVPGQIFMGLMVNPPKPGDISYLKYSAESKSILESLRRRAQIMTDGFNSCRNVVCNFTEGAMYSCP
- the LOC119354714 gene encoding glutamate--glyoxylate aminotransferase 2 isoform X1; its protein translation is MMGRKALDYEELNENVKKVQYAVRGELYLRASELQKEGKRIIFTNVGNPHALGQKPLTFPRQVVALCQAPFLLDDPNVGLIFPADAIARAKHYLSLAPGGLGAYSDSRGIPGVRQEVAEFIQRRDGYPSDPELIYLTDGASKGVMQMLNAIIRNERDGILVPVPQYPLYSAAISLFGGSLVPYYLEEEANWGLDLVSTRQSVAEARSKGITVRAMVIINPGNPTGQCLSEANIRELLNFCYQENLVLLADEVYQQNVYQDERPFISARKVMFDMGPPVSREVQLISFHTVSKGYWGECGQRGGYFEMTNIPPKTVDEIYKVASIALSPNVPGQIFMGLMVNPPKPGDISYLKYSAESKSILESLRRRAQIMTDGFNSCRNVVCNFTEGAMYSFPQIRLPQRAMDVAKSAGKAPDVYYCLKLLEATGISTVPGSGFGQKEGVFHLRTTILPAEEDMPAIMSSFKKFNDSFMEQYQDHSRL